A single window of Granulicella mallensis MP5ACTX8 DNA harbors:
- the metG gene encoding methionine--tRNA ligase subunit beta: protein MSANRKKFYLTTPIYYVNARPHIGHAYTTIVADVLARRHRLLGDDTFFLTGTDEHGQKIERSAAVAGIAPQQFADQVSIQFRNLWDRMGLTYDRYIRTTDAKHKRGAQKLFADLYERGQIYLSSYTGQYSVGEEIFVEGPPGTIGPDGKPTETVTEENFFFRLSEYQRPLLDLIESDTLAITPEARKNEVLSFLRGNVVEGRAAGLEIENSNTGAPYVKGALRDLSVSRSSFTWGIPVPEPAASATDKKHVMYVWLDALANYMTAIGYGSDDPKDTAEFNHYWPADVHIMAKEITRQHCIYWPAFLLAANLSLPKAVTAHGWLLFDNSKMSKSKGNIVRTETILDAFGDEVYGKQFPDSTKAERDLFASDVLRYFLLREIPFGQDGSFSFDALVTRYNADLANGYGNLVSRTLSMIAKRDGIIPEDKDALFDPNFMGNDVLPYSSIRATVMEVAADLDRSAFSSSLSKLWSLVTLVDGYITQYAPWKLVTSDDKVDQYKASFILYSAAESIRIVTAILYPTLPTATAKVWAQLGLGDIEVAARNGELNNLQWGGLKPGTKLGPLAPIFPRADKGLVQIMTDMENPTPTEARPEAPLKAAATPAHAQPVPTDSTHPAAAPRTSSLGEPSGSLPVGGSGSTTTHNGPTPSHTDAPASGPFASVASQTPITAGPADAAPTITIDDFAKIELRVAQILVAERIPKADKLLRLEVDLGHEKRQILSGIAEWYTPEDLIGRRIVVITNLAPRKMRGLESHGMLLAASEGEGGKPVLATFGEEIALGSRLK, encoded by the coding sequence ATGTCAGCCAATCGCAAAAAGTTCTATCTCACTACGCCGATCTACTACGTCAACGCGCGACCGCACATTGGCCATGCCTACACGACCATCGTCGCCGACGTTCTCGCCCGCCGCCACCGCCTGCTGGGCGACGACACCTTCTTCCTCACCGGCACCGACGAGCACGGCCAGAAGATCGAGCGCTCCGCCGCCGTCGCGGGCATAGCGCCGCAGCAGTTCGCCGACCAGGTCTCCATCCAGTTCCGCAACCTCTGGGACCGCATGGGTCTCACCTACGACCGTTACATCCGCACTACCGACGCGAAGCATAAGCGCGGCGCGCAAAAGCTCTTCGCAGACCTCTACGAACGCGGCCAGATCTACCTCAGCTCCTACACAGGTCAGTACAGCGTTGGAGAAGAGATCTTCGTCGAAGGCCCTCCCGGCACCATCGGCCCTGACGGCAAACCGACCGAAACCGTCACCGAGGAAAACTTCTTCTTCCGCCTGAGCGAGTACCAGCGCCCTCTGCTCGACCTCATCGAGTCCGACACGCTGGCGATCACGCCCGAAGCCCGCAAGAACGAGGTCCTGAGCTTCCTGCGCGGCAACGTCGTCGAAGGCCGCGCGGCTGGCCTTGAAATCGAAAACTCCAACACTGGCGCACCCTACGTAAAGGGCGCATTGCGCGACCTCTCCGTCTCGCGTTCGAGTTTCACGTGGGGCATCCCGGTCCCTGAACCCGCCGCCAGCGCCACCGACAAGAAGCATGTGATGTACGTCTGGCTCGACGCCCTGGCCAACTACATGACCGCCATCGGCTACGGCAGCGACGACCCGAAAGACACCGCCGAGTTCAACCACTACTGGCCCGCCGATGTGCACATCATGGCCAAGGAGATCACGCGCCAGCACTGCATTTACTGGCCCGCGTTTCTGCTGGCTGCCAATCTGTCGCTGCCAAAAGCTGTTACGGCCCACGGCTGGCTGCTCTTCGACAACTCGAAGATGTCGAAGTCCAAGGGCAACATCGTCCGCACGGAGACGATCCTTGATGCGTTTGGCGATGAAGTCTACGGCAAGCAGTTCCCTGACAGCACCAAGGCCGAGCGTGATCTGTTTGCTTCCGATGTGCTGCGGTACTTCCTGCTGCGTGAAATTCCGTTTGGGCAAGATGGCAGTTTCAGCTTCGATGCACTCGTCACGCGCTACAACGCGGACTTGGCAAATGGATATGGCAATCTCGTCAGCCGCACACTGTCGATGATCGCAAAGCGCGATGGGATTATTCCGGAAGACAAAGACGCGTTATTTGATCCTAACTTTATGGGCAATGATGTGCTCCCTTACAGCAGCATCAGAGCAACCGTAATGGAAGTTGCAGCCGACTTAGATCGATCGGCTTTCTCATCCTCGCTTTCCAAATTATGGTCTTTAGTCACATTGGTTGATGGCTACATCACCCAATACGCTCCATGGAAACTTGTAACATCGGATGACAAAGTCGATCAGTACAAAGCAAGCTTCATCTTGTATTCTGCTGCCGAATCAATCCGTATCGTTACAGCGATTCTCTACCCCACCCTGCCGACTGCCACCGCCAAAGTCTGGGCTCAACTCGGCCTCGGCGACATCGAAGTCGCCGCACGCAACGGCGAACTGAACAACCTGCAATGGGGCGGACTGAAGCCCGGAACAAAACTCGGCCCGCTGGCCCCCATCTTCCCTCGCGCCGACAAAGGACTCGTACAGATCATGACCGACATGGAAAACCCCACGCCCACTGAGGCCCGCCCCGAGGCTCCGCTGAAGGCCGCCGCTACACCTGCGCACGCACAGCCCGTACCCACCGACAGCACCCACCCTGCTGCGGCCCCGCGCACCAGCTCACTCGGCGAACCCTCCGGCTCTCTGCCAGTCGGCGGCAGCGGCTCCACGACGACCCACAACGGGCCAACACCCTCGCACACTGACGCTCCCGCCAGCGGCCCCTTCGCCTCGGTCGCCTCCCAGACGCCCATCACTGCCGGCCCAGCCGATGCCGCGCCCACCATCACCATCGACGACTTCGCCAAGATCGAGCTCCGCGTCGCACAAATCCTCGTCGCCGAGCGCATTCCGAAGGCCGACAAGCTCCTCCGCCTCGAGGTCGATCTCGGCCACGAGAAACGGCAGATCCTCTCCGGCATCGCCGAGTGGTACACCCCCGAAGACCTGATCGGCCGCCGCATCGTGGTCATCACCAACCTCGCTCCGCGCAAGATGCGCGGGCTGGAGTCGCACGGCATGCTGCTGGCGGCGTCGGAGGGCGAGGGCGGCAAGCCTGTGCTGGCTACGTTCGGAGAAGAGATTGCTCTGGGCTCAAGACTGAAATAA
- a CDS encoding exodeoxyribonuclease VII small subunit — translation MASFEDQLAELEKVVEQLERGDLSLDESVSLFERGVHLSNACKAQLSSAESRIQVLLEPSESGPVRVEELALTVADEEGDEDDEDVDEE, via the coding sequence ATGGCGAGCTTTGAGGATCAGTTAGCGGAGTTGGAGAAGGTCGTCGAGCAGCTTGAGCGCGGCGACTTGTCGCTGGATGAGAGCGTCAGCCTGTTCGAGCGCGGCGTGCATCTGTCGAACGCCTGCAAGGCCCAGCTCTCGAGCGCGGAGAGCCGGATTCAGGTGCTGCTGGAGCCGTCAGAATCAGGGCCGGTACGGGTGGAGGAGTTGGCCCTGACGGTGGCGGATGAAGAGGGCGATGAGGATGACGAGGATGTCGACGAAGAGTAG
- a CDS encoding zeta toxin family protein — protein MPLLTVVAGANGAGKSTLTRFGRETFQSTAILDPDAIAKDMQISGAHGGSAIDAGREVLRRSENFLSKRESFLVETTLSGNTYLHMMKRAASLGYRLRLLYVGTSDVSVNLQRVKNRVKRGGHDVPEEDQRRRYPRSLENLPKALNLADEAIVFDNSTLIGHNKVIVKDHRGYTFYDPIPVWAESCRSLV, from the coding sequence ATGCCGCTGCTGACGGTTGTAGCCGGAGCTAATGGAGCCGGCAAGAGTACACTCACCAGATTTGGGCGCGAAACTTTCCAAAGCACTGCGATTCTTGATCCAGATGCTATTGCAAAGGATATGCAGATATCAGGAGCTCATGGTGGTTCGGCCATCGATGCTGGTAGAGAAGTGCTTCGCCGATCTGAAAATTTTCTCTCAAAACGCGAGAGCTTTCTTGTGGAAACGACGCTATCGGGTAATACCTACCTTCACATGATGAAGCGAGCGGCATCTCTTGGATATCGGCTTCGACTGCTTTATGTGGGCACATCGGATGTGAGCGTGAATCTTCAACGAGTCAAGAATCGCGTAAAGCGAGGTGGCCACGATGTGCCGGAAGAAGATCAGAGACGTCGCTATCCGCGAAGCCTGGAGAATCTGCCGAAAGCGCTTAATCTAGCGGATGAGGCAATCGTTTTCGATAATTCAACGCTTATTGGGCATAACAAGGTCATTGTGAAAGATCACAGAGGTTATACCTTCTACGATCCAATACCTGTCTGGGCGGAGTCCTGTCGTTCTTTGGTGTGA
- a CDS encoding cupin domain-containing protein, with translation METMNRRDMCAAMAAFAFLGCGVSEAQSAVASGDSALAQSKVFRFEDLPVKQNENGGWGRQVMQGTLPTGEFVEVHETMLPPGKMPHPPHKHRNTEFVLIRQGKLEFLNEGKPEPVGVGDVIYTASNRMHGLTNVGDSPALYFVVSVSHGQA, from the coding sequence ATGGAAACGATGAATCGCAGGGATATGTGTGCGGCCATGGCTGCGTTCGCCTTTTTGGGGTGCGGGGTTTCGGAGGCCCAATCGGCGGTAGCGAGTGGGGATAGTGCCCTGGCGCAATCCAAGGTCTTTCGCTTCGAAGATCTGCCCGTCAAGCAGAACGAGAATGGTGGCTGGGGACGCCAGGTCATGCAGGGAACGCTGCCGACCGGCGAGTTTGTAGAGGTGCATGAAACGATGCTGCCCCCTGGCAAGATGCCGCACCCGCCGCATAAGCACCGGAACACAGAGTTTGTGCTCATCCGTCAGGGCAAGCTGGAGTTCCTGAATGAAGGCAAGCCGGAACCGGTTGGCGTGGGGGACGTGATTTATACGGCATCGAACAGGATGCACGGCCTGACCAATGTCGGCGACTCACCGGCGCTGTACTTTGTCGTCTCGGTGAGCCACGGACAGGCGTAG
- a CDS encoding YajQ family cyclic di-GMP-binding protein codes for MPADQSFDVVSKVEIQEVKNAIDQATKEVNARFDLKNSKSTIALEGDETVQLASQDEYTIKAVIEILSQKLVKRGVSLKNLEYEKIEPASNSSVRQKIKLKQGIASEPAKKIVALIKESKKKAQASIQGDTVRVTSKDRDTLQEIMGMLRGKDFGVDLQFTNFRSN; via the coding sequence ATGCCAGCAGATCAAAGTTTCGACGTCGTCAGCAAAGTAGAGATCCAGGAAGTAAAGAACGCCATCGACCAGGCGACCAAAGAAGTCAACGCCCGCTTCGACCTCAAGAACTCGAAGTCCACCATCGCCCTCGAAGGCGACGAGACTGTTCAGCTCGCCAGCCAGGACGAGTACACCATCAAGGCCGTCATCGAGATCCTCTCGCAGAAGCTGGTCAAGCGTGGCGTCTCGCTCAAGAACCTCGAGTACGAGAAGATTGAGCCCGCCTCGAACTCCTCCGTCCGCCAGAAGATCAAGCTGAAGCAGGGCATCGCGTCCGAACCGGCCAAGAAAATCGTCGCCCTGATCAAGGAATCGAAGAAAAAAGCGCAGGCCTCCATTCAGGGCGATACCGTCCGCGTGACCAGCAAAGATCGCGATACTCTTCAGGAAATCATGGGAATGCTGCGCGGCAAGGACTTCGGAGTCGATCTGCAGTTCACCAACTTCCGCTCAAACTAA
- the lpxD gene encoding UDP-3-O-(3-hydroxymyristoyl)glucosamine N-acyltransferase, giving the protein MSAIRRTATEIAALLGVETASQAILSHVSEIEGAEAEALVFAQDETTLRAALASHAGLILARRGTLESDDIRVLWVRDPKYAFALVARELAVPDDSPLHHPAASIDASAILGERTRVGAGAVIEANVVIGADCNIGSRTTICKGATLGDRVVVQSGAVLGATGFGYVRNSGTGEYLLFPQQGRLVVEDDVEIGANTTIDRGALGETRIGRGAKIDNLVHIGHNCNIGRHVVIAAQVGISGSTTVGDGAVLAGQVGLGDHVNVGPGVILGGQGGIFPGKTVTGPGEMFAGTPAEPVKDYLKSLARVRRLK; this is encoded by the coding sequence ATGAGTGCGATTCGCAGAACGGCAACGGAGATTGCCGCGCTTTTGGGGGTTGAAACGGCATCGCAGGCCATTCTCTCGCATGTCTCGGAGATCGAGGGCGCAGAGGCGGAGGCCCTGGTCTTTGCCCAGGACGAAACGACGCTGCGAGCGGCACTGGCATCCCATGCGGGATTGATTCTTGCGCGGCGCGGCACCCTGGAGAGCGACGACATTCGTGTGCTCTGGGTGCGCGATCCGAAGTATGCGTTTGCCTTAGTCGCGAGAGAGCTCGCGGTGCCTGACGATAGCCCGCTCCATCATCCGGCTGCCAGCATCGATGCCTCTGCGATCCTGGGTGAGCGGACGCGGGTGGGTGCGGGTGCGGTGATCGAAGCGAATGTTGTCATCGGCGCGGATTGCAATATCGGCAGCCGGACGACGATCTGCAAGGGAGCGACGCTCGGGGATCGTGTTGTCGTGCAGTCCGGCGCGGTGCTGGGTGCAACGGGGTTCGGCTATGTACGCAACTCCGGGACTGGCGAGTACCTTTTGTTTCCTCAGCAAGGCCGCCTGGTCGTCGAGGATGACGTAGAGATCGGCGCGAACACCACTATCGACCGTGGAGCGCTGGGCGAGACGCGGATCGGCCGGGGCGCGAAGATCGACAACCTGGTGCATATTGGGCACAACTGCAACATCGGCCGCCATGTGGTGATCGCCGCCCAGGTGGGTATCTCCGGCTCAACGACAGTAGGGGATGGGGCTGTGCTGGCCGGTCAGGTAGGGCTTGGCGACCACGTCAATGTGGGACCAGGGGTCATTCTTGGGGGGCAGGGAGGCATCTTTCCGGGCAAGACGGTGACAGGGCCCGGTGAGATGTTTGCGGGGACTCCTGCCGAGCCTGTGAAGGATTATTTGAAGTCTCTGGCCCGGGTGCGGCGGCTCAAATAG
- a CDS encoding cupin domain-containing protein, with translation MKSDEIKAGGLGSESRVFSFGSLPVRTGANGSEGRDVLHGAVVTGEPVALHESMQPAGAKPNPAHRIEHTEVICVREGALEFDHDGRTERVDAGGVIFVAKGTMHTLRNAGDGAAAYFVFAIGGDINK, from the coding sequence TTGAAGAGCGATGAGATAAAAGCCGGTGGCCTGGGCAGCGAGTCACGGGTGTTCTCGTTTGGAAGCCTGCCGGTCCGCACAGGAGCGAACGGTAGCGAGGGGCGCGACGTGCTTCATGGCGCGGTCGTTACCGGGGAGCCTGTGGCCTTGCACGAGTCCATGCAGCCTGCCGGGGCGAAGCCCAATCCGGCGCACCGGATCGAGCACACCGAGGTGATCTGCGTTCGCGAAGGTGCCCTGGAGTTCGATCACGATGGCCGTACCGAGCGCGTGGACGCTGGTGGCGTGATCTTTGTTGCCAAAGGAACGATGCATACCCTTCGCAATGCCGGCGACGGGGCGGCGGCATACTTTGTCTTCGCGATCGGTGGAGACATTAACAAGTAA
- a CDS encoding polyprenyl synthetase family protein, whose translation MSSLSIATATEVFDLLRDDLAAIESEFAHQSDSPVEVVTDIAQYLIAGGGKRIRPMMLLLSARAVGCESEARIRLGAVVEMLHTATLVHDDIIDEASTRRGRPSSNTTWGNAKCVLAGDWLYMQSFQTALAERNFRILDLLISLTQQMVEGELLQMEKLGHLINEEEYFDLIYRKTACLFKVSMQLGAVIAVPPTTPNAAPFEEALGEYGRNLGLAFQIVDDVLDLTAQDDVLGKPTASDLREGKATLAVIHALERGTGADREAIRTVLADRSFARVAHADILEILQRHESLAYAMDTACAYAEAARQSIADLPESDYKRALLWVPGFVTTRDR comes from the coding sequence GTGAGTTCCCTTTCCATCGCGACCGCTACCGAGGTATTCGACCTCCTGCGTGACGACCTTGCTGCCATCGAGAGCGAGTTCGCCCACCAGTCCGACTCTCCCGTCGAAGTCGTTACCGACATTGCGCAGTACCTGATCGCCGGCGGCGGTAAACGTATCCGGCCGATGATGCTGCTGCTCTCCGCAAGGGCCGTCGGTTGCGAGTCGGAGGCGCGGATTCGCCTGGGCGCCGTCGTTGAGATGCTGCACACGGCGACACTGGTGCACGATGACATCATCGACGAGGCCAGCACGCGTCGCGGGCGGCCTTCGTCGAACACCACCTGGGGCAATGCCAAGTGCGTGCTCGCGGGCGACTGGCTCTACATGCAGTCCTTCCAGACGGCACTGGCCGAGCGCAACTTCCGCATCCTCGACCTGCTCATCTCGCTCACCCAGCAGATGGTCGAAGGCGAACTGCTGCAGATGGAGAAGCTCGGCCATCTGATCAACGAAGAAGAGTACTTCGACCTGATCTACCGCAAGACCGCCTGCCTGTTCAAGGTATCGATGCAGCTCGGTGCGGTGATCGCAGTGCCTCCAACCACGCCCAACGCCGCTCCCTTTGAAGAAGCACTGGGTGAGTATGGCCGCAACCTCGGCCTGGCCTTCCAGATCGTCGACGATGTGCTGGATCTCACAGCGCAGGACGACGTTCTGGGCAAGCCCACCGCCTCCGACCTGCGCGAAGGCAAGGCGACCCTGGCCGTCATCCACGCGCTGGAACGCGGCACGGGAGCCGATCGCGAGGCCATCCGCACGGTGCTCGCCGACCGCAGCTTCGCCCGCGTCGCTCACGCGGACATCCTTGAGATTCTGCAACGCCACGAGTCACTGGCCTATGCCATGGACACGGCCTGCGCCTACGCTGAAGCAGCTCGGCAATCCATCGCGGACCTTCCGGAGAGTGACTACAAGCGCGCGCTGCTGTGGGTTCCGGGGTTCGTTACAACGCGCGACCGGTAG
- a CDS encoding RNA polymerase sigma factor, with the protein MTTGFCCSLMPTETISALLDRRRDFLGFVRRRVSDPAVAEDILQSAYLRAVEHSSGLRQDESIVAWFYRILRNAVIDHYRHRGSENATLDRWATELGAGPEEASALAPHDPATFSFVCHCIEAVLPSLTPNYAQLIREVDLDEASLTDFAHRHGITAGNAAVRAHRARAALKRALLRTCGACATHGCLNCSCECPAAAMFSNRN; encoded by the coding sequence ATGACTACAGGCTTTTGCTGCTCTCTTATGCCCACCGAGACCATCTCCGCACTGCTGGACCGTCGCCGCGACTTCCTCGGCTTCGTCCGCCGCCGTGTGTCCGATCCCGCTGTCGCCGAAGACATCCTGCAATCGGCCTACCTGCGCGCGGTCGAGCACTCCAGCGGCCTGCGGCAGGACGAGTCCATCGTGGCCTGGTTCTATCGCATCCTGCGCAACGCGGTCATCGACCACTACCGTCATCGCGGCTCGGAGAACGCCACCCTCGACCGCTGGGCAACAGAGTTGGGAGCGGGCCCCGAAGAGGCCTCGGCCCTGGCTCCGCACGATCCGGCAACCTTCAGCTTCGTCTGTCACTGCATCGAAGCCGTGCTGCCGTCGTTGACCCCGAACTATGCCCAACTCATCCGCGAGGTCGATCTGGACGAGGCTTCGCTCACCGACTTCGCCCATCGCCACGGCATCACCGCCGGCAACGCCGCCGTCCGAGCCCACCGCGCCCGCGCCGCCCTGAAACGCGCTCTGCTGCGCACCTGCGGCGCCTGCGCCACGCATGGCTGCCTCAATTGCAGTTGCGAGTGCCCCGCCGCCGCGATGTTCTCCAACCGCAACTAA
- a CDS encoding bifunctional homocysteine S-methyltransferase/methylenetetrahydrofolate reductase: protein MAVGIDRLFAGGTVLCDGAMGTMLYSCGVFINRCYDELNLSQPEMVRSVHQQYLQAGAEVIETNTFGANSFRLERFALREKVREFNLAGAAIARQSVDAIREKQGTEAFVAGAVGPLGVRLEPLGKLSLEEAREAFAEQISALAEGGVDLIIIETMMSIDEAEQAVLAARQVAPHLKVAVMVTVDEDGNCLDGTSPEVAAERLTAVGADAIGCNCSSGPATVLTVIERMREATALPLLAMPNAGMPRNVEGRNIYLTSPEYMASFVRKAVRAGASWVGGCCGTTPAHIRAMRGSLRAMDAQESGERATEHTPHIVHASESEHRVEPRPLGERSQIGRMIADGEFVTMVEIVPPKGFDCSKELAGALLMKKRGVHVINVPDSPRASARMGAQSLCVQIQQQVGIETILHYTCRDRNVLSMQSDLLGASSIGLKNILCLTGDPPKMGNYPDATAVFDVDAIGLVNIVHGLNQGLDIGRNPIGGSTGFTISVAANPGVPDIEHEVRRFAYKVEAGAEFCITQPVFDLRLLEDFLRRIEGFRIPVIAGIWPLTSLRNAEFMKNDLRVAMPDEIFVRMAAAGGKEEALAEGLKIAQEMLASVRGSVQGVQVSAPFGKYTAAAEVLGLTEEIA from the coding sequence ATGGCGGTTGGGATCGATAGGCTTTTTGCCGGCGGCACGGTATTGTGCGACGGTGCGATGGGCACCATGCTTTATAGCTGCGGTGTTTTTATCAACCGTTGTTACGACGAATTGAATCTGTCGCAGCCCGAGATGGTCCGCTCCGTTCATCAGCAGTATCTGCAGGCTGGAGCGGAGGTCATTGAAACCAATACCTTCGGCGCGAATTCCTTCCGGCTGGAGCGCTTCGCGCTGCGCGAGAAGGTGCGGGAGTTCAACCTGGCCGGGGCTGCGATTGCCCGCCAGAGCGTCGATGCGATTCGCGAAAAACAGGGCACGGAAGCCTTTGTCGCCGGTGCCGTAGGGCCTCTGGGGGTACGGCTGGAGCCTTTGGGCAAGCTCAGCCTGGAGGAGGCTCGCGAGGCCTTTGCCGAGCAGATCTCTGCCCTGGCCGAGGGGGGAGTCGACCTGATCATCATTGAGACGATGATGTCGATCGACGAGGCGGAACAGGCTGTGCTGGCAGCTCGCCAGGTAGCTCCGCACCTGAAGGTCGCCGTGATGGTGACGGTCGATGAGGACGGCAACTGTCTTGACGGAACCAGCCCTGAGGTCGCTGCCGAGCGATTGACCGCCGTTGGAGCGGACGCTATTGGGTGCAACTGTAGCTCAGGCCCGGCAACGGTGCTCACGGTGATCGAGCGCATGCGCGAGGCGACCGCGCTGCCGCTGCTGGCGATGCCGAATGCGGGTATGCCGCGCAACGTGGAAGGCCGCAACATCTATCTCACCTCGCCGGAGTACATGGCCAGCTTTGTGCGTAAGGCGGTACGGGCTGGAGCTTCCTGGGTGGGTGGATGCTGCGGCACGACCCCGGCACATATTCGTGCGATGCGCGGCTCTTTGCGCGCGATGGATGCGCAGGAGTCCGGCGAGAGGGCGACCGAACATACGCCGCATATCGTGCACGCCAGCGAGAGCGAGCATCGTGTGGAACCGCGGCCGCTCGGCGAGCGTTCGCAAATCGGCCGGATGATTGCAGACGGCGAGTTTGTCACGATGGTGGAGATCGTTCCGCCGAAGGGCTTCGACTGCTCGAAGGAGCTTGCCGGCGCGCTGCTGATGAAGAAGCGGGGCGTGCATGTGATCAACGTGCCGGACTCTCCGCGAGCCAGCGCGCGCATGGGAGCGCAGAGCCTCTGCGTGCAGATTCAGCAGCAGGTCGGCATCGAGACGATCCTGCACTACACGTGCCGCGATCGCAATGTGTTGAGCATGCAGAGTGACTTGCTGGGAGCATCGTCGATTGGGCTGAAGAACATCCTGTGCCTTACGGGCGACCCACCGAAGATGGGTAACTACCCCGATGCGACCGCGGTGTTCGATGTGGATGCTATCGGCCTGGTGAATATTGTCCATGGCCTTAATCAGGGCCTGGATATCGGGCGCAATCCGATCGGGGGATCGACTGGTTTTACGATCTCCGTTGCTGCGAACCCAGGGGTGCCCGATATCGAGCACGAGGTGCGGCGTTTTGCGTACAAGGTTGAGGCTGGAGCAGAGTTCTGCATTACGCAGCCGGTCTTCGACCTGCGTTTGCTGGAGGACTTTCTGCGTCGCATTGAGGGGTTCCGCATCCCTGTGATTGCGGGCATCTGGCCGCTCACCAGCCTGCGCAATGCGGAGTTTATGAAGAACGACCTGCGGGTCGCGATGCCGGACGAGATCTTTGTGCGCATGGCCGCGGCTGGCGGTAAAGAGGAAGCACTGGCGGAAGGTCTCAAGATCGCGCAGGAGATGCTGGCGAGTGTGCGTGGTTCAGTCCAGGGCGTGCAGGTGAGCGCTCCCTTCGGAAAGTACACGGCCGCGGCCGAGGTTCTTGGTCTGACGGAGGAGATTGCATAA
- the bshB1 gene encoding bacillithiol biosynthesis deacetylase BshB1 encodes MPGTSSTPPQVDVLAIAAHRDDVEQTCGGTLLVQHSLGWRTGILDLTRGESGTRGTAAERAAEAEAAARILHVSHREALDLPDGNVQNTLENRLKIAAVLRRLRPRVVILPYWQGRHPDHYTSATLGYEACFAAGLSRLDLPSEHGAPHRPYKILYASLYSDVRPTFVVDITEHIETRLQSLLAYRSQYGEQHAGAGLFVPESDIRERMFATARHYGLLAGVRYAEPFVQKEVGAVQDLMMLPVQSI; translated from the coding sequence ATGCCTGGCACAAGCAGCACGCCACCACAGGTCGATGTACTCGCCATCGCAGCTCATCGCGATGACGTAGAGCAGACCTGTGGTGGCACGCTGCTTGTGCAGCACTCCCTGGGCTGGCGTACGGGCATTCTCGATCTCACACGAGGAGAGAGCGGCACCCGCGGCACTGCCGCCGAACGCGCCGCGGAAGCCGAAGCCGCCGCACGCATTCTGCATGTCTCACACCGCGAGGCGCTCGACCTGCCCGATGGCAACGTGCAGAACACCCTCGAAAATCGGCTGAAGATCGCCGCTGTCCTGCGCCGTCTGCGGCCTCGTGTCGTGATCCTTCCCTACTGGCAGGGCCGCCATCCGGACCATTACACCTCGGCGACCCTTGGCTACGAGGCCTGCTTTGCCGCAGGCCTGTCGCGGCTCGATCTGCCTTCGGAACACGGCGCGCCACATCGCCCCTACAAGATTCTCTACGCCTCGCTGTATTCCGATGTACGCCCTACGTTCGTCGTCGACATCACGGAGCACATCGAGACAAGGCTGCAATCGTTGCTGGCCTATCGCTCCCAGTATGGCGAGCAGCACGCAGGAGCGGGCCTCTTCGTTCCCGAAAGCGATATCCGCGAACGCATGTTCGCGACAGCGCGACACTATGGTCTTCTTGCCGGGGTTCGCTACGCTGAGCCCTTTGTGCAGAAAGAAGTGGGCGCGGTTCAAGACCTGATGATGCTGCCCGTGCAGAGCATTTAG
- a CDS encoding TatD family hydrolase, which produces MYLIDSHCHLDDYDNLPQVLANAREAGVAKLLAIGIGDGPDTMHRALNLAREHEQIFASAGIHPQEAHQATPEHLAKLASLVEDPRCIAVGEIGLDYYHLDNPDIATQHAAFVAQMKIAVAVRKPILIHCRTSELAIPAAKQKYEPADAWEDLLSLIAEHWTPSGLPGIMHCFSGNEDQAARSLAAGFYLSFAGNLTYPKSTTIQAVAKSAPADRILVETDAPFLAPIPLRGQTNEPANVAHTARYLAGLRGASYEEVAAQTTKNFYELFPPTRGIE; this is translated from the coding sequence ATGTACCTGATCGACTCACACTGCCATCTCGACGACTACGACAATCTCCCCCAGGTACTCGCCAACGCGCGGGAAGCGGGCGTGGCGAAGCTGCTGGCCATCGGGATAGGCGATGGGCCGGACACGATGCACCGCGCGCTCAATCTGGCACGTGAGCACGAACAGATCTTCGCCTCCGCCGGCATCCATCCGCAGGAGGCTCACCAGGCGACGCCCGAGCACCTTGCCAAGCTTGCCAGCCTCGTCGAAGACCCGCGCTGCATCGCCGTCGGCGAGATCGGCCTCGACTACTACCACCTCGACAATCCGGACATCGCCACACAGCACGCAGCCTTCGTCGCCCAGATGAAGATCGCCGTAGCCGTACGCAAACCGATCCTCATCCACTGCCGGACGTCCGAACTGGCCATCCCTGCGGCCAAGCAGAAGTACGAGCCCGCCGACGCCTGGGAGGACCTGCTCTCCCTCATCGCCGAGCACTGGACGCCCAGTGGCCTGCCCGGCATCATGCACTGCTTCTCCGGCAATGAAGACCAGGCCGCGCGTTCGCTCGCGGCGGGCTTCTATCTCTCCTTTGCCGGAAATCTCACCTACCCGAAGTCGACGACGATCCAGGCCGTCGCGAAGTCCGCGCCCGCCGACCGCATCCTCGTCGAAACCGACGCTCCGTTCCTCGCTCCAATCCCCTTGCGCGGCCAGACCAACGAGCCCGCTAACGTCGCCCACACGGCCCGGTATCTCGCCGGGCTGCGCGGCGCATCTTATGAAGAAGTAGCCGCACAGACCACTAAAAACTTTTACGAACTCTTCCCGCCAACGCGCGGCATAGAATAA